From the genome of Rhinoderma darwinii isolate aRhiDar2 chromosome 1, aRhiDar2.hap1, whole genome shotgun sequence:
tcGTCCTCTTCCGCCTCGTCCACCaaagcctcctcctccgcctcctcctccgcctcctaagcctcgtcctcctccgcctcctaagcctcgtcctcctccgcctcgtcctcctaagcctcctcctccacctcctaagccttgtcctcctccgcctcctccgccgcctcatcctcctccgcctcctaagcctcgtcctcctccgcctcctaagcctcgtcctcctcgtccacctaagcctcctcctccgcctcctcctccacctcgtcctcctccgcctcgtcctcctaagcctcctcctccacctcctaagccttgtcctcctcctcctaagcctcgtcctcctccgcctcgtcctcctaagcctcctcctaagcctcctcctcctcctctgcctcctaagcctcgtcctcctccgcctcatcctcctccgcctcgtcctcctcctccgcctcgtccgcctcgtcctcctccgcctcctaagcctcgtcctcttccgcctcgtcctcctccgcctcctcctcctcctaagcctcgtcctcctcatcttcctccgcctcctaagccttgtcctcctcctccgcctcatcctcctaagcctcgtcctcctccgcctcgtcctcctaaacctcctcctccgcctcctaagcctcttcctcctccgcctcatcatcctaagcctcctcctcctaagcctcctcctcctccgccgcctcgtcgtcctcctcgtcctcctcctcagcctcctcctccgcgtagctgcgtaaggagtccAAATGTAGCGCGGCGGCAggcgttctacgatccccgccatttctgGAGCCTCGCTGgcagtgaaggactggacgtctggaccgaagacatcgcccggaagacatcgcctgacaacgaggactggagtgggagccagcatctcttctgacacagtgagtaaagtgtctcaaagtgctgtttaagtatggccctgttcacacagagtattttgcaggcagaataaatctgcctcaatattccttaaagaattttgaggcagattttgacctgcccacactatcttgctgcgttttttgctgcgttttttgcctgcggcgattgaggacaaaaaatgcagcgaaaaatgcattttcagcctcccattgatttcgatgggaggtcagaggcggaaccgcggcaagaaaggacatgctgctttttcttttttccgcgactggctcccattgatttcagattaaatcaatgggaggcggttttggatgttTTGTGGCCCTGATTCCgaggcagtgtccgagtcaatatcaaggcccaaaaactctgtgaactgggccttattgttagggtaggaacacactaggcatgaacactgcggattttatgcaacacgttttattgcggaaaacccgcagcgtattacagtcgcagcagagtggatgagattttaacaaatctcatccacacgctgcaaaaaaaatggacctgcggtgtggttttttaagtcaatttatgctgcagaatcgctgctcctctgttgcggaaatgctgcgcttctgccgcaaaaatcacaaatgagaaaaaagttatttataatttttaatttataaaaaagtttagacttaccccggccgtagtcctggtgacgcgatcctctattcttagcgcagcccggcctcctgtcatgacgtttcatcccatgtgactgctgcagcggtcacatggtctacagcatcatcccaggaggccgggcttcgttcagaagagagacgtgtcgcctagactacggccggggcaagtcgaaacttttttttccctgcaggattcccgcagcggatatGGCTCACGAAACCTGCgagactatttggtgcggttttgctggcggaattcaatgcggctaccggggcggataagctgtggagttttactcagcgtatctgcctagtgtgttcctacccttatgatgcgctcctggagctgctgcttgtctctaaataggcagttggtccagtagaatttgcaattatttttttcagtgaaccagctttcagtacgggacagttgtctggcagcgaggcagggactcctagcgtcgtacataactatgatgctaggagcccggctccctgcagtgtgttcggtccgggacttgcggccgaaatacgttcgtgtggCGTGTGTCGCAGTACAATGTAGTtacatcctcaggataggccatcaatagctgatgggtcagtccgagcgctgcttcctcttcatttctacttgctcactgtgaatcgtcatcacggatgtagcggcgattcacagtattgcagccttctcacaatgaagtgaatgtgagaaggctgcaatactctgatttgcactacatctgtgtcgacgattcttagggtatgttcacacgacagcgtccataacggctgaaattacggggatgtttccgcctgaaaacatccccgtaatttcagccgtaacggcatgtgcaggcgcttgaacgctgggtccattacggacgtaattggcgctgctattcattggagtcaatgaataacagctccaattacggccaaagaagtgacaggtcacttctttgatgcgggcgtctatttacgcgccatcatttgacagcagcgcgtaaatatacgcctcgtgtgaacagacaaacgtctgcccattgctttcaatgggcagatgtttgtcaacgctatcgaggcgctattttcggatgtaattcggggaaaaaacgcccgaattacgtccgtaattagtgtgtgtgcacataccctcagagagcaagtagaaatgaaggggtagcatgatatagtgctggacggagtaccgttaacaggcggtgccacggtaggggggcccagaaaatttagctgtaaggGGCcctgaaatttctgatggcggccctgcctgcactgataaagagaagggaagccctcttcccctcaatacgcaacggctagtccgcatcaatttaatgcccattttaggcaaagccgcaacagaatttgcctaaaatgggcattaaattgatgcggactagccgttgcgtattgaggggaagagggcttcccttctctctatcagtgcaggatagagagaagggacagccctttccctagtaaaagtaaaaagaaattcatacttacccggccgttgtcttggtgacgcgtccctctttcgccatccagcccgacctacctggatgacgcggcagtccatgtgaccgctgcagcctgtgattggcctgtgattggctgcagccgtcacttggactgaaacgtcatcctgggaggccggactggaggaagaagcagggagttctcggtaagtaggaacttctatttttttttaccggttgatgtatcttgtgatcggaagtcactgtccagggtgctgaaacagttactgccgatcgcttaactctttcagcaccctggacagtgactatttactgacgtcgcctagcaacgctcccgtaattacgggtgcacacacgtagtcacccgtaattatgggttcacacacacgtagtcacccgtaattatgggtgcacacacgtagtcacccgtaattacgggagccctattgacttcctcagtctggatgtagatctagaaatacataggtccagccagaatgaagaaatgtaatgttagtaaaaccaataccctccgcagcacacataacatctacataacatctgcggacttcattgcggaattttgactctccattgatgtcaatggagaaattccacaatgagtccgcaacaagtccgctacacgtccgcaacaacgattgtatgctgcggacaccaaattccgcgccgcagcctatgctacgcagcggaattgtccgcaacgtgtaaacgaacacaactaaaaagctgtggaaggcaatggagaaacgtgtacgctgcggatttccgctgcggactgtccgcagcggaattccagagcaattccgctacgtgtggtcatgccctaaaagtcttggcagctcctgagcggggcagttggggagcagggcaagtctccatcaatggtaggCGATCtggtgaccaaaagtaatacccccagtaaatgctaatatagcgactaaataagagaataagaaaacttattttaaattagttttaattactttttaaaatactataatattataagtacaccagtaaaatagacagttataaacaccaattataggcatcaatgaaagaatccctctcttacaccactgttcctgtagatagcgccacagaccccCGAATTGGCTCCTAAATCCTCATTAAATCCGTAAAGTGTGAACATGGTTTTATAGCATAAAGATAAAAGTAGTGTGCTTACAAAGACAACACAAAGTTATTTCTAATATAGCTTCCAAATTGCACAAAAGGTTTACAGATAACACAAATATCAAAGTGTGATTAACTAACTGTACTAATGCTTGACAATAAAGATATTAGGTATAGAATAATTTCATAATTCTAATTCTTAGCATATTCAATAATTAAATATTGACAGGGTTTATCTTcattagaaaacccctttaactggttgccgacacaggacgagtatgctcgtcctgagcggcgagcacttcgcgcattaggacgagcatactcgtcctgtgtgacagccgtctgtgcgcgcgatcgagagcggggcaatggctgtaatacacagccacggccccgctctgacagcggagagaagagaaacagcttctctccgccgttaaccctttgaacgccgcgatgaaagcagattgcggcgttcaaagaggggggactgcacattgatcgcgtcacagaaaataactgtgacgtgatcaaagcccacaactcatatggccagacagcccagggtccattgaaggaccccagggctgtctgaacatatttcctgttgttagggcatactgaggtatgccctaacaactgcctgtgtacaatcagtaacaggctaatgtactggcatagagatctatgccagtacattacagttacaaaataaaaatcaaaatgataaatccctttatgggatttaaaaaaaaagttaaatgaatgtaaaaaataattaatgataaataaataaataaaaagtaaaaaaaatacacagaaacacacatttttataataaataaactttttaaaatataagtcccaaaacatgaaataatagacatattttgtatcgccacgaccataacaacctgtacaacaaatgtataacattatttatgatcggtgtgtagtgtaaaaaaaatattaaaactgcagcggaactgctttttttctgcattttcgccaaaataaaaatttatataaattaaacgataatgtatttgtaccaaaaaatggtacctacataaagtacaactagtcccgcaaaaaacaaattctcatacaactacgttgtacaaaaaagaaaagagttttgagcgtcgggatgcaaagagggaaatgtaaaaaaattgctctgtcctcaaggccaaaattgaccgtgtccttaaggggttaaatagcaaaTTTGGGTATGGAAATTTTAGACAAATATTTAAAAATGCCTTTTGTATTAAATGTTCCATGATGTATATGATTTATGAAGACTAATGGAGTTCTTGACAATGTTGTGTACACCAGTAATACACATCTAGGTTATTTTTGTTCAGGAAAGTAACAGATTAGCTATTAGGAGTCAGACATAAGAGAAGCTTTACAGTTCACACATATAGATTGTAAAGAAAAGAGGGATTTCATTAACATAAACACATCTAAAGGACAGATTTTTAGCACTGAGAAAACAGGTAGAGTGCTAACTCGATCAGGTTGGTCTTTAAAACCATTAGATCCCCAAAAAGGAGCTTGCTACTTGGGTAAGGTCCCTGCCATGTTGTTGCTGATTCTCCAGCTCCTCATTGTATCCTACATTGCAAGTCATGGAGAaggaaaacatttagaaacaagaGGAATATCCAAATATTACCTCATTATTCATCAACATCAGTCAAGAAAAGAGAATGACGGCACAAGTTTAGTGGGACCTGATAAAAATAAAGGAAAGGATGAAGCATTATCAGGTATGAGCAAAAAAAATCCAGAGAAAAACAAAGTTCCTAAATCAAAGCCTCAAATGAAAGACAAAATAGGCATGAATTTGACCAGGATGGCGGGTTATGGTGGAACTAGAAGCAACAAATTCAGTAAAAGCAAAGTAGATGTTTCTGAAAAGGAGTATGCCCAAGTGTCTTGGAACAATTTTATTTATAAGATGAACACAGCCTCAGAAGCCTTAAATTATCCCGTCAAGACGCATGAAGTACAAAGAGAAGTCTGTAAAACCCTGCCATTCACCCAGGTAAGTGAATAGTATTTTCCTACCGTACTTTGGTTTTGTGCCTGTTAAACTGTAGACTGTGGGTGCAAACAATTGGCTAAGAATTGGGTTAAATATTGAAATGTTTACCATTCAGCTGTCTCATTAAATCTACAGAAactcaaaatatttaaaaataataatttgtgaaATAGAGAGGTTTTTATTTGAATGGGCTGAGCACATTCACACTCACATGGATATCGCTGTACTAGATTTCACAGTGAAGAGGCTGCTGTAATCCAGTAATCACCGCtgccccttcattctgctgacTGGTGGGGATCCTGGgatttggacccccaccaatcatacatTAATGGTGTATCTTATGGCTATCCGTTTTAAAATCCCcaccaaaataaaaacacttaaatGTACAGACATGTTTCTTGTCTGGAAATCTATAACTATAGTCTTCGAAAGTCTCACCGTCATGGTGCCAAATGGATTGCTCCCCCTTCCAGAAGCTCTGCTTTGAGTTGTTTAACAATCCACTTATTTTGGTTTTAGGGACAGTTCTAATGTACTAGTTGTACTTGGACAGTTTACTATGTTAGTACTTTTCTATTGTTACTTTATTTCATGATGTGTCTATTGTGTTTTTTATTGTTGTGTGACTGACGTCTCTTATCAATGTCAACTGTACTAATGTTCTGATATTGTAGTATTGGTTAGCTACGGTCAAATCCAAATCaggctaaagctggccatattTAATACAGTAGCTGTCAGCCAAACACTTGTTCAGCAGCAAGCTATTCCTCTCGACTCCATGTGCATGTTTTTTCAATGGAAAGAGGGGAAAAAGATGCTGCCAGACCCCTCAGATAGCAGGTTATCTCCCCCAAGAAGAAAGGATCGGGCATGCGGAAATCCAACCTGCCCGATCCTTCTTCTGCCATTGTGGGAAAGTGGGGAAACCCCATAACAAATAAGTCGGCCTATCCCGCCAAAATCGACGGGTGTAGTTGACATTTAAATAATGTATAACTTCCCCTTTACACAGTTCCTCACTGCACAACGCCATCACATTTGTAGCAGCTGTGCAGAGTATTATAGCTTCCTCCCATTTATTTGAGTGGACAAAGCTGTAATAGGGCAcatgcacacgtggcggaattgctgttgaattccgctgcggacagtccgcagtggaattctgcagcagccgttttttacatttgtttctatatatttttaggaaaGCTAGTTCAGaccttgcagaaaataactgtgcggaaatcatgctgcggtgcagaattttccctctgcagcatgcttatgacgttgcggagaagaagtggaatttcactgcggatttcagcacgtccgctgtgatttctgcaacgtctgaattacctgtcaaatatgcaaatgttggtgcagattcattgcgtaattgccccaaatctgcaccaacatttgcagcggaaaaattccgccacgtctgaacgtgcccataCTGTGCACAACCGCTATGAACACATTAGGTGTTGTGCAGTATGGAGTGTGTAAGCAGTGAAGGGGAAGCATCGCTCGTGGCCTCTTCAAAACGCTCATCAGTCAGGTACcattcagatattgatggcctatccgaatAACCCCCTTAAGTTTACACAAAACTTTGCCATTCGGCTGAGAGTTTACGACAAAAGGGGTGCAATCAAATGCAAAGAGTAGCAGCCAACACTTTATGGATGGAGattacttagggcctgttcacatcagcgtcgggttccgtttggggtttccggTCATCtattctgtcagaggaacagatgagcgGAAAGCCGAGCAGGAACTAAAGCttccgtttacattaccattgatttcaatggtaatgcttccatttcagTTGGTTTCCATTCTGTAgagtttcagtttttttaatggaaacaatTGCATAGTCGACCaatatcaatg
Proteins encoded in this window:
- the CER1 gene encoding cerberus gives rise to the protein MLLLILQLLIVSYIASHGEGKHLETRGISKYYLIIHQHQSRKENDGTSLVGPDKNKGKDEALSGMSKKNPEKNKVPKSKPQMKDKIGMNLTRMAGYGGTRSNKFSKSKVDVSEKEYAQVSWNNFIYKMNTASEALNYPVKTHEVQREVCKTLPFTQNIIHENCDKVAIQNHLCFGKCNSLYVPNQRDQLNICSRCLPFKFTMHHLKLNCTGSSNVAKVLLIVEECKCVVHSDNSYRVNNIKDSKNNLYGQQENHDP